One Fusarium falciforme chromosome 12, complete sequence DNA window includes the following coding sequences:
- a CDS encoding Epimerase domain-containing protein, whose protein sequence is MASQTHLITGGSGFIAIHLVHQLLEAGYAVRTTVRSLNNIPKVQPLRGLQEKYPRKLELFEADLLKPGSFETAMQGCSVVHHVASPFLMAEKIKDGQKEMVEPALQGTRNVLNSANSTESVKRVVLTSTIGAIFGDYIDVRSMKDNILHESYFNESSSATHNPYHYSKVLAEKEAWKIQKAQSRWDMVVICPGLVLGPSLTTGSDSGSLFLLDELFSGQLWFGVPDLNFCTVDVREVATAHIRAAENVSASGRYIISDSQMARFIDISKHVRSQAQHPWTLPRHLLPTPLVRIVGPLFGLTPKWMRANLGIRFSVDNERGVKELGISYRPLTETLDDHYKSWVAQKGKQAAKSKESQK, encoded by the exons ATGGCATCACAGACACACTTGATCaccggcggcagcggctttatcgccatccatctcgtccaTCAGCTCCTGGAAGCCGGATATGCGGTTCGTACTACTGTACGCAGCTTGAACAATATCCCAAAAGTCCAACCGCTGCGAGGGTTGCAAGAGAAATATCCCAGAAAACTAGAGCTCTTCGAAGCAGATCTACTAAAGCCAGGCTCGTTTGAGACTGCCATGCAAGGCTGCTCGGTAGTTCATCATGTTGCTTCCCCATTTCTGATGgccgagaagatcaaggatgGACAGAAAGAGATGGTCGAGCCCGCTCTACAGGGAACCCGAAATGTGTTGAACAGCGCGAACAGCACGGAAAGCGTCAAAAGGGTTGTCTTGACATCGACTA TTGGCGCAATTTTTGGGGACTATATTGACGTAAGAAGCATGAAGGATAACATCCTACATGAGAGCTACTTCAATGAATCAAGCTCTGCTACTCATAACCCATACCACTATTCTAAAGTCCTTGCCGAGAAGGAAGCGTGGAAAATCCAGAAGGCTCAATCACGCTGGGATATGGTTGTCATCTGCCCGGGACTAGTTCTGGGGCCGTCACTGACAACTGGGTCCGATTCTGGGAGTCTCTTCTTGCTGGATGAACTGTTTAGCGGACAGCTTTGGTTTGGCGTGCCCGATTTGAACTTCTGCACCGTTGACGTGAGGGAGGTCGCCACAGCGCATATCAGAGCGGCAGAGAACGTATCTGCGAGTGGGAGATATATTATCAGTGACAGTCAGATGGCAAGATTTATCGACATCTCCAAGCACGTCCGATCGCAAGCCCAACATCCATGGACCCTTCCCCGTCACTTGCTACCAACTCCACTGGTGCGAATCGTAGGGCCTCTCTTCGGCTTGACACCCAAATGGATGCGCGCCAATCTTGGAATACGGTTCTCCGTTGATAATGAACGGGGTGTCAAGGAGCTTGGAATATCATACCGCCCACTGACCGAGACATTGGACGATCACTATAAGTCATGGGTTGCTCAGAAAGGAAAGCAAGCGGCTAAGTCAAAGGAGAGTCAGAAGTAG
- a CDS encoding Mac domain-containing protein, with product MTVFDIDEEDNLARMRRGDLYYAFTPQLVAARKRCKQALARLNTAGELTRREIAEHWKDITNDERPLPPPAATEDEDDAVLHEYPWIERPINIDYGTNVKVGSGVFINFNCTMIDTCTISIGARTLVGPNVSFFSGTHPLDPDLRNGTNGPELGRPVIIGEGCWIGGSAMILPGVTVGDGCTIGAGSVVTKDVPAYHVIAGNPAKIIRKIERKHKAEQEAKQKA from the exons ATGACTGTGTTTGATATTGACGAGGAAGATAATCTTGCCCGTATGCGGCGAGGGGATCTGTACTATGCTTTCACGCCGCAGCTTGTGGCTGCTCGGAAGCGCTGCAAGCAGGCCCTTGCGCGACTAAACACGGCGGGGGAGTTGACCCGTAGAGAAATTGCGGAGCATTGGAAAGA CATCACCAACGATGAGCGCCCTCTACCCCCACCTGCGGCAACagaagacgaggacgatgcTGTCTTGCACGAATACCCCTGGATAGAGCGCCCCATTAACATTGACTATGGGACAAACGTCAAAGTTGGAAGTGGCGTTTTCATAAACTTCAACTGCACTATGATTGATACCTGCACTATATCGATCGGAGCCCGTACCCTTGTTGGCCCCAACGTCTCTTTCTTCAGTGGCACCCACCCCCTTGATCCTGATCTGCGCAATGGAACGAATGGGCCTGAGCTGGGCCGTCCCGTGATTATCGGCGAGGGTTGTTGGATAGGAGGAAGTGCCATGATTCTACCTGGTGTCActgttggagatggatgcaCTATCGGAGCTGGGAGTGTTGTAACAAAG GATGTTCCAGCTTACCATGTTATTGCCGGAAACCCGGCCAAGATTATACGCAAGATAGAACGCAAGCACAAGGCCGAACAAGAAGCCAAGCAAAAAGCTTAG
- a CDS encoding PALP domain-containing protein: MSSLAPEASTPANSISNAIDLIGETPLIRLNKLPKALGIKCEVLVKAEFFNLGGSTKDRVALRMIEEAEKAGKIKPGDTLIEPTSGNTGIGLALIAVLKGYKTIITLPSKMSLEKVTILRALGAKIIRTPDDAAWDSPESHHQLAAWLQSVLPNAHILGQFGNPDNPQAHEDTTAQEIWRQTKGKVTAIVAGAGTGGTITGLARGLKKHNKNIKAIGADPQGSILAAPDSLNKDHLHEPHQVEGIGGEFVPGVLDRNIVDKWYKTTDRESFYLARRLIAEEGLLVGGSSGAAMAAMFKAVKDFDFKEGDKVVVVMPDGIRNYLSKFANDDWLKANNLFPLDGRDLPFPPSSGVENTAVTSNETDDLTSQLLSAQVILPIRPPGSCREKTEVADEHAHHDFHIV, encoded by the exons ATGTCGTCCCTCGCCCCTGAAGCATCCACACCCGCCAATAGCATCTCCAATGCCATCGACTTGATCGGAGAAACTCCCCTTATCCGCCTCAACAAGCTACCGAAAGCTTTAGGTATCAAATGTGAAGTTTTGGTCAAGGCCGAGTTCTTTAATTTAGGAGGGAGCACCAAGGACCGCGTGGCACTGCGTATGATtgaagaggccgagaaggctggGAAGATCAAGCCCGGTGATACCTTGATTGAACCGACTAGTGGAAATAC TGGCATCGGACTGGCTCTTATTGCAGTTTTGAAGGGCTACAAGACCATCATTACCCTTCCGAGCAAGATGTCACTTGAAAAGGTGACAATTCTTCGCGCCCTGGGAGCCAAAATCATTCGAACACCTGATGATGCAGCTTGGGACAGTCCCGAGTCACATCATCAACTCGCCGCGTGGCTTCAATCAGTTCTTCCGAACGCCCATATCCTCGGGCAATTCGGGAACCCCGACAATCCCCAAGCGCACGAGGACACAACTGCCCAAGAGATTTGGAGACAAACGAAGGGTAAAGTTAccgccatcgtcgccggTGCAGGAACAGGAGGCACCATCACCGGACTCGCGAGGGGTTTGAAGAAACACAACAAGAACATCAAAGCTATCGGTGCTGACCCACAAGGAAGCATCTTGGCAGCCCCAGATTCTCTCAACAAAGATCATCTACACGAGCCGCACCAAGTTGAAGGCATCGGCGGCGAATTTGTCCCTGGTGTCCTGGATCGAAACATCGTGGACAAGTGGTACAAGACGACTGATCGAGAGTCTTTCTATCTTGCGAGACGCCTTATTGCTGAAGAAGGACTCTTGGTAGGCGGAAGCTCCGGCGCAGCGATGGCCGCCATGTTTAAGGCTGTCAAGGACTTTGATTTCAAGGAGGGTGACAAGGTGGTTGTTGTCATGCCCGACGGCATCAGGAACTACTTGTCCAAATTTGCCAATGACGACTGGCTCAAGGCGAATAATCTTTTCCCGCTCGACGGGAGAGATCTCCCCTTTCCACCATCAAGTGGCGTCGAAAACACTGCGGTGACCTCAAATGAGACGGACGACTTGACTAGCCAGCTACTCTCGGCTCAGGTTATACTTCCAATTCGACCTCCTGGCTCATGCCGGGAGAAGACCGAAGTGGCGGATGAGCATGCACACCACGACTTTCACATTGTATAA